The following are encoded together in the Humulus lupulus chromosome 5, drHumLupu1.1, whole genome shotgun sequence genome:
- the LOC133778298 gene encoding glyoxylate/hydroxypyruvate reductase HPR3-like — protein MADNGSSVDDEISINNDNHLPPILIHRTPLFLFLDLINLLKKHFRLLDPHQSPLPLQSFYSRHAHSVRALVVIGLCPVTEDTLRLLPSLKLVVGCSAGIDHIDLSACRLRGIAVTDAGNAFSEDVADLAVAMLFGVLRRVSAADRYVRSGLWPSVGEYPLGSKIGGKRVGIVGLGRIGLAVAKRLSAFGCRISYNSRKEKPSMPFPYFSNACELASENDILVVCCSLTTETHHIVSKDVMKALGKKGVIINVGRGGLVDEQELVHFLSRGELGGAGLDVFEHEPDVPKELYGLDNVVLSPHCAVITEASIESLNQLVLANLKAFFSDKPLLSPAS, from the exons ATGGCAGACAATGGAAGCTCTGTTGACGATGAGATCAGCATAAATAATGACAATCACCTTCCTCCCATCCTCATTCACCGCACCCCTCTATTTCTTTTCCTCGATTTGATTAATCTCTTGAAGAAACATTTTCGCTTACTCGATCCACACCAGTCTCCTCTTCCACTCCAATCCTTCTACTCTCGCCATGCTCACTCTGTACGCGCCCTCGTCGTTATTGGCCTCTGCCCAGTTACCGAAGACACTCTTCGCCTCCTTCCTTCTCTCAAACTCGTCGTTGGGTGCTCAGCCGGCATCGACCATATTGACTTGTCCGCGTGTCGCCTCCGAGGCATCGCCGTCACCGACGCTGGCAATGCCTTTTCTGAGGACGTTGCCGACTTAGCAGTCGCTATGTTATTCGGTGTTCTGCGACGAGTTTCGGCTGCCGATAGGTATGTCCGCTCCGGACTCTGGCCTTCCGTAGGAGAATACCCACTTGGGTCTAAG ATAGGAGGGAAGAGAGTTGGGATAGTGGGGCTAGGGAGAATTGGCTTGGCGGTGGCAAAAAGGCTCTCTGCATTCGGCTGTAGGATCTCCTACAATTCAAGAAAAGAGAAGCCATCTATGCCATTCCCTTACTTCTCAAATGCATGTGAACTCGCATCCGAAAATGATATTCTTGTAGTATGTTGCTCTCTAACAACTGAAACTCACCATATTGTAAGCAAAGATGTTATGAAGGCTCTTGGAAAGAAGGGCGTGATCATCAATGTGGGGCGCGGGGGTCTTGTTGATGAACAAGAATTGGTTCATTTTCTAAGCCGAGGAGAACTTGGTGGAGCTGGTCTTGATGTGTTTGAGCACGAGCCTGATGTGCCCAAAGAGCTGTATGGTTTGGACAATGTTGTTCTGTCTCCACATTGTGCTGTTATAACCGAAGCATCCATTGAATCCTTGAACCAACTAGTCTTAGCCAACCTTAAGGCATTCTTTTCAGATAAGCCTTTGTTATCTCCAGCCAGCTAG